One Phalacrocorax aristotelis chromosome 11, bGulAri2.1, whole genome shotgun sequence DNA segment encodes these proteins:
- the VGLL1 gene encoding transcription cofactor vestigial-like protein 1, translating into MEETRKLSPKPCKSKEPVKTEWGSQSVVFTYFQGDINSVVDEHFSRALSNTKNPQDLSTKHKGETVVLKNDSMSPHQWNFSSHCSKPYLSSSATSMSNPGLNFSAAGMAGQYQPSALRSHPTQPADLWPFPSIGTPSLTSSVYHHALPDLHTVEEPISDRKYGSLLGLLQQERCLTSMQECTMKQHSSSACMTGPARLQNISQSSAPGGEGKASSYQGSENPSVSHATTGIQIHDRRRDLYF; encoded by the exons atggaagaaacaagGAAGCTCTCTCCAAAGCCGTGTAAAAGCAAAGAACCTGTGAAAACAGAATGGGGGTCTCAGAGTGTTGTATTCACGTATTTCCAAGGGGACATTAACAGCGTGGTAGATGAACATTTTTCTAGAGCTCTAAGCAACACCAAGAACCCACAAGACCTGAGCACAAAGCACAAAGGCGAGACTGTTGTCCTGAAGAACG ATAGCATGTCTCCCCATCAGTGGAATTTCTCTTCACATTGCTCCAAACCGTATCTGTCGTCTTCTGCAACAAGCATGTCAAATCCCGGTCtgaatttttctgctgctggtaTGGCAGGCCAATACCAGCCATCTGCTCTGCGGAGTCATCCAACTCAACCTGCAGATTTATGGCCCTTCCCTTCGATTGGGACTCCCAGTCTTACCAGCTCAGTATATCATCATGCCTTGCCTGACCTGCACACAGTAGAGGAACCAATCTCTGACAGGAAATATGGTTCTCTTCTTGGTCTTCTGCAACAGGAAAGATGCCTAACATCCATGCAAGAATGTACCATGAAGCAACACTCAAGTTCTGCTTGTATGACTGGACCTGCTAGGTTACAAAATATAAGTCAAAGTTCAGCTCCTGGGGGAG aggggAAAGCAAGCTCTTACCAAGGCTCAGAAAATCCCAGCGTAAGCCATGCCACTACAG GTATTCAGATTCATGACAGAAGACGAGATTTGTACTTTTAG
- the HTATSF1 gene encoding 17S U2 SnRNP complex component HTATSF1, with protein sequence MSGEDGNEEFYRQLQLQQQYEAGPGGEEGEAEAEADPFTYVDPADGAAYEWDREKKAWFPKITEDFLATYHANYGFHADNTDSSSASGTATESKQPVSSKTSGTQPSANEKGPQQTDPKHKAEKRKLEPGWFHVEEDRNTNVYVTGLPPDITKDEFIQVMSKCGIIMRDPQTEEHKIKLYKDKEGNLKGDGLCCYLKRESVQLALRLLDEAEIRGYKLHVEVAKFQLKGEYDASKKKKKCKDYKKKLSQQQKQLDWRPEKKDGATRMRHERIVIIRNMFHPKDFEEDPLVLNEIREDLRTECEKFGQVKKVLIFDRHPDGVASVSFKEATEADLCKLTLNGRWFGGRQLSAETWDGVTDYQVEETAREREERLKVWGSFLEDPDGKEQQPTSDSDSATSSVKPPEGRQPSKVNDASKDVNDEARKRENNGEGINEDGAPSTDSSLAGSDVEADT encoded by the exons ATGAGCGGTGAGGACGGGAACGAGGAGTTCTACcggcagctgcagctccagcagcagtacgaggccgggcccggcggcgaGGAGGGCGAGGCCGAGGCCGAGGCCGACCCCTTCACCTACGTGGACCCGGCCGATGGGGCCGCCTACGAGTGGGACCGGGAGAAGAAGGCCTGGTTCCCCAAG ataaCAGAAGATTTCCTTGCAACGTATCATGCCAACTATGGCTTCCATGCAGATAATACAGACAGTTCATCTGCTTCTGGCACAGCAACTGAAAGTAAGCAACCTGTCAGTTCTAAGACATCAGGAACACAACCATCAGCAAACGAGAAAGGACCACAACAAACAGATCCCaaacataaagcagaaaaacGGAAGCTTGAGCCAG GATGGTTTCATGTTGAAGaagacagaaacacaaatgtttATGTAACTG gttTACCTCCAGATATCACAAAAGATGAATTTATACAAGTCATGTCAAAATGTGGTATCATTATGCGAGATCCTCAGACAGAAGAACACAAAATCAAACTTTACAAAGATAAGGAAGGAAACCTTAAAGGAGATGGCCTCTGTTGCTATCTAAAG AGAGAATCAGTTCAACTTGCATTGAGACTTCTGGATGAGGCAGAAATTAGAGGCTATAAATTGCATGTTGAAGTTGCAAAGTTTCAACTGAAGGGGGAGTATGATGCaagcaaaaagaagaagaaatgtaaaGACTACAAGAAGAAGTTGTCTCAACAACagaa ACAGCTGGATTGGAGGCCTGAGAAGAAAGATGGTGCAACTCGAATGCGACATGAACGCATCGTTATTATCAGGAATATGTTTCACCCAAAGGACTTTGAG GAGGATCCCTTGGTGCTAAATGAGATCAGAGAAGATCTGCGGACAGAGTGTGAAAAGTTTGGTCAAGTAAAGAAGGTTCTCATATTTGAC CGACACCCTGATGGCGTGGCTTCTGTGTCATTTAAAGAAGCAACAGAAGCTGACCTGTGCAAGCTAACTCTAAATGGAAGGTGGTTTGGTGGCCGTCAGCTCAGTGCTGAAACATGGGATGGTGTAACGGATTATCAG GTGGAGGAGACTgcaagagagagggaagaacgGCTCAAGGTGTGGGGATCATTTTTAGAGGATCCTGATGGAAAGGAGCAGCAGCCTACATCTGATTCAGATTCCGCAACAAGTAGCGTTAAGCCACCTGAAGGCAGACAGCCTTCAAAAGTTAATGACGCATCTAAGGATGTAAATGATGAAGCCCGTAAGAGGGAGAATAATGGTGAGGGTATTAATGAAGATGGTGCTCCATCTACAGACAGCAGCCTTGCAGGCAGTGATGTTGAAGCAGATACATAA